TTTGTCACCCGATTCATTTATCATTGGATAATAACCCGTTAGCTCTTCAACTTCTTAACCAACATCGCTACCCTTTTACCCAGCTTCTTTGCGTTAGAGATAGTTTTTCATTCACCTCTTTTACGCCTCTGGCTATTTCTTCAGCCAGCTTTTTGGTGTTTCCTGATCTTGAATAATACATTACCAGTACCTGTATATTTTACCTCCTTATTTTTCCAGCGAAAAACTTTCCATCTTAGAATCTGTATCGCGATTTTCAATCCCTTTCTACAACATATATTTCAGGAAGGTTTCTATACTGTTCGGCATAATCGATCCCGTATCCTACTATAAAACCATCATCAATGGTAAAACCTACATAATCGCCTTCTATCTCCACCTCCCTCCCGGCCCTTTTATCAACAAGGGCGCATATCCTTAGAGATTTTGGATTTCTCTTGAGCAGCATATTCCTTATGTATGTGAGGGTAAGACCTGAATCTATGATATCTTCCACAATCACAACATTTTCCCCTTCAATATTTTCTTCAATATCTTTTGTAATGGTGATTTTTCCCTTAGACTTCATATTGTATCCATACGATGAAGCCCTTATAAAGTCGATCTTTGATGGGTTGTTAATATATCGTATAAGGTCTGCTGTGAACATGAAAGAGCCCCTTAAGAGACATACGAATACAATCTTCTCACCCTTAAAATCCTTTTTGATTGATAATGCAAGCCTTTTTACCGCGTTCTTTATATCCTTTTTTGAAAATAGCCTTTTGAGCATCCAATATCACCTACAGGGCATATTTTAATACAATAATCTCCTGTGTTTTAGGCAGGGTGTCCTTTTTAACCTCAACCTCAGAAGATTTCAATTCCTTGACCACCTTTTTACCTTTTGTGAACTCTTCAAATTTCGAGATGGGGAAATTACATTTTTCTGTTTTATAGTGCATGGGTATTGTAATAGCCGGGCCTATATCATTCATAACCCTTGTAGCTTCCTTTGCATCAATTGTATAAAATCCGCCTACGGGCAGCAGTAATACATCAACCTTCCCTATGTTTTTAATGATATCCTTTTCAAGTGTATGGCCAAGGTCTCCCATATGAGCCAATATCAGCGCATCAGCATCAACCACAAATATCAGATTATGCCCCCTCTCCCTCCCCCCTGATGGGTCATGATGGGAAGGTATTGCCTTTATTTTAATATTCTTTACTTCATAAGCTCCCTCTTTATTAATGTGCTTAAAGTCCCCTTTTATACCCTTTGTATAGTTATGGTCATCATGATCATGGCTTGTAAGGACAATATCGGCCTCGTCTGTGATTTTGCCGTATGATAGGGCGCCACCAAATGCCCCTGACTTATAAGGGTCGATAATGATTTTCACCCCTTTTTCTGTAAATATATTAAATGCCGAATGGCCATACCATTTTATCTTCATATCCTTCCCCTCCTTTTCCTTGATAATACAATGCGGTTTTTAAGGTGTCAAGGGGTTGTGGTAATCGGTCCCCTTTTCACAGTCCTTAAAACGTGGTAATATCGTCTTGAAAGGGGAGAAAGATGGGACCAAGAGAGGTTGTGAAGAATATATATCTCATTGGAAATTCTGATATTACAGATGCAAAGGACTGTTCCATATACCTGCTGGATTTGGGGGAACTCGTATTAATCGATACAGGGGCGGGGACAAGTGTTGATAAGATTATTTCAAATATTGAGAAACTTGGGCTCGACCCGAAGAAGATTTCAACGGTAATCCTCACCCACTGCCATATTGACCATGTGGGTGGTGCAAACCAGCTTAAAAAGCGTTATGGTGCGCGCATTATCATGCATGAGCTTGACGCGGCTGTTGTGGAGAGAGGGGGCAACAGGATGACCGCAGCCTACTGGTACGGGGTAATTTTTGCCCCATTACCAGTGGATATGAAGCTTACAAAAGAAGAGGAACGGCTCAAAGTCAATGACCAGGAAGTGGTCTGCCTCCATACACCGGGTCATACCCCGGGGTCTATCTCCGTATATCTGGACCTGGGGGGAAAGAGAATCCTCTTCGGGCAGGACATTCACGGCCCATTCCTGCCGGAATTCGGCTCCAACATCTCCCGCTGGCAGAAATCGATGGAAAAACTTCTTGGACTGAAGGCAGATATACTCTGCGAAGGACACTTCGGGGTCTATCAGCCTAACGAAAAGGTGACCGAGTATATTGAGCGGTATCTCGACGAGTACGGGGAGCGATGAATACCAATTTCGAATTTCAAATTGCGAATTTCTGAATGCTTTAAAACAACTTTAACTGCTTGTCTTCTTTTGATTTCTTTGGCCTATCCGGTATTACCTTGATTTCCATAAACCTTTCAGGGATTTCATCGAGAAAAGGCGATGGAGATTGATCAAGTCTATTGCCGTATAAAAGCCTGCTTCTTGCATGTATGAAAAAAAGCTCTTCCTTTGCCCGTGTCATGCCTACATAGAAAAGCCTTCTCTCCTCCTCTATGTCAGTGGACTCCTTTGTGATGGTATAGGGTATCAAGCCGTCCTCAGTGCCCGCAATGAATACGACCATAAACTCAAGCCCCTTTGCCATATGTAATGTCATCAATGTAACTGCTTCTGCCCTCGGGTCAAAATCATCTGCAGGCGTGAGGAGACTTAATTCATTAAGAAAGTCGATAACTGTTCTGGTAGTATCAGTATTTTTACATAACATAGCGAAACTATTTAATAATTCAAAACTATCATCGTTACCTTTCACTTTCAATTCTTCAAAAGCCATCTTTAAAAACTCATCTATGGATGTATTTTTCAGAGGAGCAGGGTTATCCATCTTGCCTGCAAGACCCTTGAGGCGGGAAATAATATCCGCCGTTCCTTTTCTTTTCATGGTGTATCTCCCGCCTATCACCCGATAGGGAATGCCTGATGCAGTAAATGTCTCTTCTATTGCCTTCACCTGCGCATTTGTCCTGAAGACCACTGCGAAATCTGAAAAACCGTAAGAAGAGTCTTGAAAATCCTTTCTGTTTTTAGAATTCATTAACTTATAATGGCTTGTGCCGCCAATCTTTGCCTCTATTTCATCTACGATGAGTTCCCCTTCCGATCTTTCATCAGGAACAGAAACAACGGTAATCTGGGTGCCACCCTCTTTTACTGGATGGAGTTCTTTGTCTATCCTTTTTGCGTTGTGCTTGATCATGCTGTTTGAGGCATTGAGTATCATGCCTGTGGAACGATAATTGTGCGTGAGTGATATTGTCTTTGCACCCTTGAAATCTTTTTTAAAATTCAGGAAATTTTCTACATCAGCGCCCCTGAAGGCATAGATTGCCTGGTCAGAATCGCCTACAGCACATATCTTGGCGTCATCACCTGCTAAAAGTCTGAGGAGCTTATGCTGGGCTGGATTTATATCCTGGTATTCATCCACGATGATATACCTGAATCTTTCTCTGTACTTATCGAGCAGGACGCTGTTACCGAACATCACAATGGGTTTTAAAATGAGGTCATCAAAATCAAGAGCATTATTCTTTGAAAGCGATGATTGGTATTTGTCATAAATATCTTTAATTTCATCGCTGACACCTTCGATCAGGCTTTTTATTCGGGATATTCTATCGGCGACCTTCTGAACCTTCATTCCGGAATCTTTTAGTATTGATTTTAAAAGATTAAACTGCTCATCCCTGTTATATATGACAAAACTATCAGGAAGATTATCCCTTAAGATGTTAAGTCCAAGGAGGTGGAATGTTCCGATGAGCATATTGCCCGAGTTCTTTCCTAAAAGGGTTTCTGCCCTTTCTTTCATCTCCCTTGCGGCACGGTTGGTGAAGGTAACGGCCACAATGTTCCCCGGGGTTACCCCCCGATGAATCAGATATGCGATCCTTCTCACAATGGTTAGGGTCTTCCCTGTCCCGGGACCGGCAACAACAAGCACTGGTCCCTCAATGGCCCTCACAGCCTCTTTTTGAGCTTCATTCAAGCCATTGAATATCAATTCCTCAGAATTCATGCGTGAATCAATATCGGTGCGAACAACACCGTTTTTTTGAACTGCCCCTTTCTTTTTAAAAGAGTGTTGCCTGGCCTTTGATTTGCTTTCGCTCCGCTCCTTCAAAGATTTTTATCTTTCCAAATTCGCCATCAAAACCCGGGGTGATGTGGACATTCCCTTGGCGTACACGGGCGATTGCCTCTCTGATAATGGGGGATGCTACCCTTTCAATATCGGGAAGGGACGAATCCAGAAGGATTTTGAATTCGCTTCCGAGCCTTTGTATGAGCTTTTGATATTCTTGATCTACTGCCTTGCTGGCAACCCCGACCTCAAGGGTTTCTGCAAGGATTTCGGTTAAGGGGATTACGGAGTAAAAGGGCAGGGCGCCCTCCGGCTTGAAACCATCAACCCTATCTGCGAGTTTTTCAACCCTGTGCATGACCCCTACGGTAACCCTTCTCCCGCATTGAGGGCAGAGGTAGTTATGCCTTATTGTCTCCTTCGGAGAGAGGTTGACGCCACATACCCTGTGTCCGTCATAGTGGTATTTCCCTTCTTCAGGAAAGAATTCTATTGTTCCGATAAAGTTCTTTTTCGTTGTAATGGCATCCGCGATTGCGCTATAAGAAATATCTGTATCAAAGATATTTGCCTCCCTGCCCATCTTGGCGGGAGAATGGGCATCGGAGTTTGAAATCAGGGTTATCCTGTCAAGGGCAGACCACCTCCAGTTCATCGGTGGATCTGAAGAAAGCCCTGTCTCTATGGCATGGATATGCGGGGTGAATTCTTCAAAACATTCCTCAAGGGAATCGAATCCTGATTCTGCCCCGAATACGGAAAAATGAGGGGTCCATGCGTGGGCAGGGACAAACATAGCATGAGGGCATGTATCCATGACAATCTTCAGAAGCACCTTTGCATCGAGCCCGAGTATGGGCCTTCCATCGGATGCGAGATTCCCTATCCTTGACAGGGCGATGTTTATCTTTGCACAATCAATAAGGTCAGGCACATAAACAATGGAATGTATCTTCCGTGTCCTTCCATTTTTCTTGTAAATACAGCTTATCTCAGAGGAGAGCATGAAAAAGACATCAGCCCTTACTGAATCAGGGATATCCTTAGATTGAAATTCCTTTTTCAACCTGAATAAGCCGTCACCTGCAGGCTCAAGCCTTTCCGTAAGCTCCATGAGCCATGCGGGATGGGTAAAGTCCCCTGTGCCGACCACAGTTATGCCCTTGAGCTGCGCCCACCTCCATAATGCCTCCGGCGCCATGTCCTTGCTCGTTGCCCTTGAATATTTTGAATGGATATGGAGGTCTGCAATAAATCGCATGAGTATCTTGTCCTTATACTATTAATTAATGAGGGTATGCAGCAATAACTAAAACGATTGTCATGTCTTCTGTTGTGTTCTCAAGGCGATGAGGCTCGCCAACAGGAATCCATATGGCATCTCCTTCTTTTACTTCTTTTTCTTCGTCCCCCACCTTCATCAGCCCGCCTCCCTTGATGATTAGATATATCTCTTCCACCGGGTCTATGTGCTCCTCTAAAACATTTCCGGAGGGAAGCATCGCATAGGCGAGGAATTCTATGCCCTGCATGAATTCACTGGTAAGTACCATCCGTGCAACGCCACCACCGTGGGCGATGTATGTAGTCTTTAACACTTCGGGGTCATGTAGATTTCTCACTATCATATTTTTTACCTGTGGATAAAATCTTTAAGGGTTCAGGGGGTCATGGGTTCAAGTGGTTAAGTGGTTTCAAACCCTAGGACCCTGGAACCCTTGAACCCATGAACCCTGTCTTTACAGTATCGGCAGATATGTATCTGTCTCATATTTTGAAACGTGTGTCCTGAACCTGTCCCACTCTATCTTTTTGTTCTCTATCAGTTTTTCAAAAACGTGGTCACCGAGGGTATCCTTTATTAGTTTGCTCTTTTCTGCCTGCTCAATGGCTTCGTAGAGACTTCCCGGTAGAGATTCTATCTTGAGTTCCTTCCTTCTCTGATCTGACATTTCATACACATCTTCTTCTATAGGAACAGGCAAGGGATATTTGTTTCTGATCCCCTCAAGCCCTGCCCGGAGCATACATGCAAAGGCGAGGTATGGGTTACATGCAGGGTCAGGGCTTCTATATTCAGCCCTTGTTGCCTTCTCTTTACCAGGCTTATAAAGGGGGACTCTTACGAGTGTTGACCTGTTCCGCTTTGCC
This portion of the Pseudomonadota bacterium genome encodes:
- the hpt gene encoding hypoxanthine phosphoribosyltransferase; its protein translation is MLKRLFSKKDIKNAVKRLALSIKKDFKGEKIVFVCLLRGSFMFTADLIRYINNPSKIDFIRASSYGYNMKSKGKITITKDIEENIEGENVVIVEDIIDSGLTLTYIRNMLLKRNPKSLRICALVDKRAGREVEIEGDYVGFTIDDGFIVGYGIDYAEQYRNLPEIYVVERD
- a CDS encoding MBL fold metallo-hydrolase encodes the protein MGPREVVKNIYLIGNSDITDAKDCSIYLLDLGELVLIDTGAGTSVDKIISNIEKLGLDPKKISTVILTHCHIDHVGGANQLKKRYGARIIMHELDAAVVERGGNRMTAAYWYGVIFAPLPVDMKLTKEEERLKVNDQEVVCLHTPGHTPGSISVYLDLGGKRILFGQDIHGPFLPEFGSNISRWQKSMEKLLGLKADILCEGHFGVYQPNEKVTEYIERYLDEYGER
- a CDS encoding MBL fold metallo-hydrolase; this translates as MKIKWYGHSAFNIFTEKGVKIIIDPYKSGAFGGALSYGKITDEADIVLTSHDHDDHNYTKGIKGDFKHINKEGAYEVKNIKIKAIPSHHDPSGGRERGHNLIFVVDADALILAHMGDLGHTLEKDIIKNIGKVDVLLLPVGGFYTIDAKEATRVMNDIGPAITIPMHYKTEKCNFPISKFEEFTKGKKVVKELKSSEVEVKKDTLPKTQEIIVLKYAL
- a CDS encoding cupin domain-containing protein, which encodes MIVRNLHDPEVLKTTYIAHGGGVARMVLTSEFMQGIEFLAYAMLPSGNVLEEHIDPVEEIYLIIKGGGLMKVGDEEKEVKEGDAIWIPVGEPHRLENTTEDMTIVLVIAAYPH
- a CDS encoding UvrD-helicase domain-containing protein, encoding MKERSESKSKARQHSFKKKGAVQKNGVVRTDIDSRMNSEELIFNGLNEAQKEAVRAIEGPVLVVAGPGTGKTLTIVRRIAYLIHRGVTPGNIVAVTFTNRAAREMKERAETLLGKNSGNMLIGTFHLLGLNILRDNLPDSFVIYNRDEQFNLLKSILKDSGMKVQKVADRISRIKSLIEGVSDEIKDIYDKYQSSLSKNNALDFDDLILKPIVMFGNSVLLDKYRERFRYIIVDEYQDINPAQHKLLRLLAGDDAKICAVGDSDQAIYAFRGADVENFLNFKKDFKGAKTISLTHNYRSTGMILNASNSMIKHNAKRIDKELHPVKEGGTQITVVSVPDERSEGELIVDEIEAKIGGTSHYKLMNSKNRKDFQDSSYGFSDFAVVFRTNAQVKAIEETFTASGIPYRVIGGRYTMKRKGTADIISRLKGLAGKMDNPAPLKNTSIDEFLKMAFEELKVKGNDDSFELLNSFAMLCKNTDTTRTVIDFLNELSLLTPADDFDPRAEAVTLMTLHMAKGLEFMVVFIAGTEDGLIPYTITKESTDIEEERRLFYVGMTRAKEELFFIHARSRLLYGNRLDQSPSPFLDEIPERFMEIKVIPDRPKKSKEDKQLKLF
- a CDS encoding endonuclease Q family protein; this encodes MRFIADLHIHSKYSRATSKDMAPEALWRWAQLKGITVVGTGDFTHPAWLMELTERLEPAGDGLFRLKKEFQSKDIPDSVRADVFFMLSSEISCIYKKNGRTRKIHSIVYVPDLIDCAKINIALSRIGNLASDGRPILGLDAKVLLKIVMDTCPHAMFVPAHAWTPHFSVFGAESGFDSLEECFEEFTPHIHAIETGLSSDPPMNWRWSALDRITLISNSDAHSPAKMGREANIFDTDISYSAIADAITTKKNFIGTIEFFPEEGKYHYDGHRVCGVNLSPKETIRHNYLCPQCGRRVTVGVMHRVEKLADRVDGFKPEGALPFYSVIPLTEILAETLEVGVASKAVDQEYQKLIQRLGSEFKILLDSSLPDIERVASPIIREAIARVRQGNVHITPGFDGEFGKIKIFEGAERKQIKGQATLF